DNA from Daucus carota subsp. sativus chromosome 1, DH1 v3.0, whole genome shotgun sequence:
TAGCATACCTTCACAAAAGTCGTATTCCGTAACTTCAATTCTCGACCTTTTCTGTCcgaatttcataaatataattaattttatagaaatatattGATCTGAATAATAGTACGTTACGTAAATTTCAAATGTTTTATCGTCGAGATTTGAACGGAATAGTGTGATGATAAAATTATTTGCTTACGCCTACTTTTGTTCCCAATAATAGACTGGTGGGATATGCCACGGCCCTTGGTCAGTTGGTCTATCTTCAGAACCCCTTAATACATGATGAGTGGTTTATTATTTTGACTTGAAATTCAAAGCCACCTTTTGCACTAATCTGGACCAAAGTTAGGGGTAATCATTTCGTAATATGGTGTTAGGTTATTAATTATGATGGTTATATCACTTAAGGAAGATGATGCAACCTCTTGCGCCAGCAGCGATTCGAATTTGTTTCGTTCTCTCGTATTCTGCTCGAAAAAtggaataaaataaatcaaatattattatatatatagatagacatGAACTTATATTTCTTTATCAGTCAGCTGACACTTGTCACCTTTATTTGATCCCACATTCCCACTAGGagcttataaaaaatatcaaacctCTTTTTCTTATCCTCTATCTTTATTaaaggaaaaataatatttttcacattcttttaattatttttgccgACTAGTTGTCCAAGATCTTTCTCCATACACATGTAGATGCATTATGCAAATGAATTCCTGCATTAATTAATTATACCATGGAATGTTTATGTCACCCACCACGTGTTAGGATTAGAGTCATTAGACACCGTCTATATGAAATAAgaatcaagaaaaagaaaaatatgaatCATATCCTCAGTCCTCTCTTCTTTTGTGTTTAACAATTCATCAGTGATGGTGGGGGAGGCTGCAACACCCATGGCCCCTGCGTATATCTCCTTCTTTCCTCCCTTTTTTGTGCAGCTACCACCCAGCTTTAGTGGAACCACACCTTCCCACAACAATCATCTTCAATTTCTACACTACTTTGTTATACTTATCGAAATGACAGATAATTGTTACAGCATACATTCCgtctataattttaataattattattataatataatttctgTCTTTCATTTCGATAAATGATTGTTATAACATGATTCTGTCTCTGATCATTATATAATTTCACAACTATTATAACATAATTTCAGCTTCCCTATAAAAAGTTGTTAtggaataattttattagtacAAGTGTGAGAGAATATATCAAGGAAAGGATCAGGAACATACTTATGACTCACTTttaggcacatcacattagttaATTGCATTATCGAGTAGAcaagaattttataattttagtgcGATTTAAGTgtacttaattatttattatatgttttgatCAACTGACTTTCATTTATGGACCATGACACCCTCCTTAACAATATGTCCATAAAGactgtaatattatattatgtgtggCTACATGGAACATGGTAATGTATGATTGTAAAGATCTTCCTAATTTTATAATTGCTGGTCCTAAACATATGTCAAATAGTGATTTGGCAAATCTGGGATCTAATTTATCAGAGTGGAATATTACCTAATCACTCACTAATAAGTTATGCATTATGTTTCTGCTGACAACTTGTTGCATGTTGTTGTCAATTGtgtacataaatattatttttcttatactTTCCGGGAGGTCGATAATTCGAACATAAGATGAGTGCATGAGAAAAATAACGGATATTTTACATAATGATAGGAGTTGAAGTGTTAGGGAGGGTTTACcgggatcatattatattttaacattgtTCCCTTATTTGAAAGTCTATTTATGGGTTGAGCGTGTAACACAAATATTAGAGATCGCAGGAAGTCGAACTCAGTCTCCCGTAAGACTAAGCTCTCATACATGTTCAGTAATCAATTCTCCCAAAACCTAAAGATATTGGGAGCATTATTTAACAGGATCATATTAATTCTAGTCAcacaagaaaatatatttttgctaATTAATTTGGTTTGATGTATTTTTCAGGCGTGTGTCAACTTGAGGGTGCAACAGAGACAGACAAACCAAATGTAAAACAAGTACTTGTATCCTCCTACAACAACTTGGTAGCTCCCAGGGTGAAAGCACTTTGCATGGAAGCCACAAACCTCATCCCAACAGAGACCAAAATCCAATCCACCGGAGTCACTCAAAATCCGAACCGCAATGCCTGCTCAACCTGCATTTCAACTTGGTTCAATCAATTCGGCATTCTCATGCAACGAAGTTTAAAAGAGCGAAAACACGAAACCCTCAACTCACTCAGGGTTTTCCAGGTGCTTGCAGCTTCATTGTTAGCTGGTTCAATGTGGTGGCACTCGGATTATCATGATGTTCAAGACCGGCTTGGTCTTCTCTTCGTGATTTCCATCTTTTGGGGAGTTTTTCCATCTTTTAACGCGGTGTTTGTGTTCCCACAAGAGCGAGCCATTTTCATCAAAGAAAGGGCTTCTGGTATGTACACATTGTCATCCTATTTCATGGCACACATTGTCGGGGATCTGCCTATGGAGCTCATTCTTCCCACAATGTTTATCGCGATAACGTACTGGATGACCGGATTGAAACCTGAAGTTGGAGCTTTTCTTCTGACTGTATTAGTCCTTCTAGGATATGTCCTTGTGTCACAAGGGCTAGGCCTTGCTTTCGGAGCAATAATCATGGATGCTAAACGAGCCTCCACAATTGTAACCGTCACAATGCTAGCATTCGTGTTAACAGGAGGATACTACGTGCACAAGGTGCCCTCCTGCTTGGCCTGGATCAAATACCTTTCCACTACATTTTATAGTTATCGGCTTCTAATCAACGTCCAATATGGACAGGGAAACGAAATTGCATCCCTTCTCGGGTGCTCTCATGGCCACCGATTTAACAGAGCTAGTTGCAAGTTCATAGAAGAAGATATCGGAAACCAAATCCACCCTGGTATGAGCATTATGATAATGTTTTTCATGTTCATAATGTATCGGATGATCGCATACTTTGCATTGAGGAGAATCACCTCATGAGGAAAAATCTGAGCACATTTTCGCAGTGACTTCGAGTTCTTATGATGGGAGGTTGTAGAATAGGTCAATTGATATAATTATACTAACTCATGTGGTTCAATGTCAAGTATCAAAGGACCTACAATGTAAAGGTAGCTAGAGAGAGTAAGAATGTTCTTTAATGTTGCTCAATGCTTCTGGAAACTGGCAAAATGAAAATGTGCATTTGCCGATGTTTCATGACCAAGTTTATGAGAATTTATATTAATTCcatcaataaaattatttagcaACTGTGTAATCCTGCAAACTATTTCTTCATCGAAACTATTCTTGTTATTTATTACATTAAGCATCAGTATAGAAGTTGTTATTGATCAAACTTTCGGGCTGATTTATGTTTCTAGCACATCAAATTCTGGgaaacattactccctccgttccactCATTTTTTCCTCAAATcagattttttcttttattcaatCAAATAAATGAGCTTATGTTACCCCAAGGCCCAGGTCTACCTACTTATGAGCTAACAATCGAAGCATAGATGTTTAGGGCTGCCTGAGATCACCCCATCAGATGTTTGAAAATTTCCCAATCTCGAGTTTAGCTTGGCGGCGCAGGTCATAATTAATATGTTAACACTCGAGAGTACAAACTAACTAAAAATGGAAAATGTGAGAATCTgatataaatttgatttgagACATATGAATTCGAATCAGTATTTTTCTGGCTTCGATTCAATCTtgggtcaattttttttttgacgaaatcttGGGTCATTAATTCCGTCAACTATGTTAACAACCATATATAGGAGTTAAGGAAATCATACTATTTGATTGATAAATGAATCCATAACATGTCAGAATAACTTGGCTTCGTGATTACAATTTGAGGATCTCTTATTACTGGTTTAGATTTTTAATATTCTCCTAAAATTTTGAAGTGTACGGAGAAAGTTTTGATAGGATCATAAACTAAAGTTTATAGTGACCCCGAACAACTTGAACTCTCGAACATCTGGTGTCTGTTCAAATACATCTGAATTCGACGTAGCAACATCACTTTTGGCTTGTGAAGTATAGTCAATGTAGAGTTGCATGTCTGGTGCTGTGGAGCGATAAAACCAGACAGTGTCTCCAGCACTGAGGCCTTTCTCCCTCACAAATTGGTTCCACTCACTTGTGAGTACATAACCCTGATAACTTTTCCAAAATATAAACCTGAATCTCCACATTTTTCCTTCATTGTCTTGCATACGCAACAGTGAACCTTTTGAGTCCGATGGATCAGGCAGTGGAAAGTGCATCCTGGCATGGTACTTGGGAATGGCAAGACGATGCTGTTTGATATCGCTTGATGTCACCACCTTGTCGAAGAGCTTCACTCTTTCAGGTGGTAAGACTACATCCATTTCTTGATCCATTACCAAAGAATGCTTGGCTGATACTTATGTTGCTTCAATTGAATATGTGCTATTGATGCATTACATAGAGCTTGCTTTGTAGCATATGTAAGATGAATAGAACTACAAACCCAATTACATGCAATGATGCAAACGTGCCTTTATATACTGACTAGCACACGAGTGGAAGTGAGGAATTAGAAGTGTGCATGCACGCGTTTAACCTACGAGACTGTTAAATGAAAGGAAAATGTTTTGTGTACATAATCATGTacttgtacataatgacatgcgATGAGTTTTAACCAGAATGAGCCCCTCTACTTACATCAACAACCCTAATTAATACCACCACATCAATtgccatgtcattatgtacaaactttctgtacacaattttgTGCATCTAGCACTAattaatttgaatgaaattcaTCTTATTTATTGGAAAGCAAGAGAGAAGTACACCTTAGGGAGATGTATGATTACAAATTACACAACACATGAGAAGTGGTCACAGAATGCAGAATAGAAGTAGCAACTTTAGGATCTGGATACCCTCTTACTTTTATTATGACAAATGTGATTCCTTTTCATTCTAAAAGGTCAACTTATAGAAGTTATCTATATGTATGAACTGATGAGTTGAGTTTCTTATCTTCTGAATCACTCTTAATTATATTCTTCCTACTACTTGCTAAATTTGATGAAGAAATGATGCGAACGATCCTACACTCTACAGAAAACATCATTTTCAAGTATATATAGGTCTGGACCTTAGATGTCGATTCACAAAAAGAGAACTTGTTTTATATGATGGTTGTCGAGCAGTGATATGTTGAAATAGAACATAGAATAAATTGTTGCCTATATATTCTCTTGCTGGATattcttcattttttttgtaCATGATGATACATTTCATAAACGAATGTACAATGCACGATGCATTGTGCAACAAAGATAAAATGATCAGTGAACAAGGAATCCTTTCTGGTCCAATTTCCAAACTTCTTGTACATCAATGTTAAACGGTGCAGGTCAAACAGCATCGTTTTCTTGTGTAACCGCTTATTTCGTGTTGCTAAGTAATCTCtcaacatttttaataataactaATCTTAGTTCTTCGTTAATTATTTCGTCTCTATGTAATCCGGAATcatttctaattaattatagAAAATATCGACATCCTTCAAATCTATAAACCATGATAACGTAGATATATCAACTACTCCTACTCCTAAATATAGCGCTCTGATAAAAATCTAATCTAACATAGCTGTGTTGACTTGATCGCATGTAACTCGCAAAAATATCCGACATCTATCAAGTCGAGACATCTCTCCAGTctcaaacaattaaaaatctgaaatccCCTAATTTCATATTTCGATTATTTAAGAAAACCTTCAACATGTTCCTTGAACATGTTGTACATGTTACAAATTCGGGAAAGTAGTCGGGAGATCTGTTGCTCCTCGAGGTATGTTTTTCAAAATGATATGACTGGCTTCTAATTATATTCTTATACTCTGCataatgataataatttggTTGTTTGGTAACACTAACAACTATATACGAAGCGTTATATCTTATTCCTTGAAAAAGGTTAGGATTATACAATAATAAttcgtatataatatttaaatataagataaaatttatacattagatgttttaaatcaaatcaaaacaagttTTCAAATTGAATATGTTCTCTTCTTTTTGAGTTCTAAATAAAATAGAAGGcagatttataaaaatcaaatacaagTAAATTGTGTAATTAGATAcgacttatatttttttatatcttttaaatatcGTATAATGAAGTATCaggttttattatttgataaccAATTAAATTTACATcataataagaatatatatatatatatatatatatatataaaatatttttatttataaaaaatatttaaatataaaatataaataatacttcAATGTtctaaattcattaaaaataagaaatagatTTTGTAAATAGAATATGTGGTGTCATGTCATTTTTATATTCTGAACAAAAGAGAAGGAGGGTTTCTAAAAATCATATAGAAGTAGGTTTTATGactagaataaaaaaaaattctttttattctAAACCAAATAAAATGAGGTTTTATTAATAGAATATGATACTTTTAGAAAATTCATAACTATTTAATCTACTTTATATTTTCCGTTCGAATTTAAATATGATTAACTGTTATATTATCaccaaatctttttatttttagtgaAATAAAATCTTGACTTTGATCATGTATGTATCTGTAATGCCCCGAGATCTGTATCTCTTGTATCTAGGCTGCTGCGCTATTCGGCAAACCTGTCTTATATTACATAACTCGGCCCCGCAAGACCAGGGTCGATTATCCGCTTATAGCTAATTTAGAATATTATTACAACAATAAGTTCAGAAATACAAACaactaaaataaacataaatacCATTGACACAAGAACTAGCCATCACACCCTTCATCTTGTAACGGCCCCACGCCTTGTCATTGCCCTTGCTATTGTGCGCTTCCGGACTGTCCTTCGTATCCGTGGCATATTGAGTAGTCTTTACTATTTATAGAGAATTAATAATTGCAAGTATGAGCAATTGAATGCTCAACGAGtccacattttaattaaaaacaacaCAAAGTATATCACTAGTGCATTTATACAGATACGACAAATTAAACAGATTCAAAGGAAGAGCTGCAATTAAACACATATAgtcaagaaaacaaaaaataactGATACTGGTCTACATCCCGACAGTTCCACTACATGGCTCGCTCATCGTCATTAAGAGAAAACCAACCATGTGTCACACTTACAGTCTGATCGCGACCGTCGATTGACGCCACACAATTTATCCCACTCTTTGCTAGCATAAAGGTTATCatcatttttactttttaaagtCGTCTCAAAAAGTGACAATAAATATTCTCGTTTCCACCACGAATATACAacattcgtgttgaccagtttATAGGAAAACTCAATTCTTCTCAAATACAACCTTCAACCTCCTTCTTAGATGCGAACAAATGCAACCTTAAGATGCAGAACAAGTCTTCTTGGAGTACAAAGAAATCAAATAATCCAAATAAAAAtgtattcaaaaacaaaaatcactacACCATAAATGTCCTATTACGACCCCCCTCCTACTGAATGTTAGCTAATATGTTACCTTAGACATACTACTTATAGTCTTATTTAACACTTTGTTTTTTGTGTCACCTTAGAGAAAACTCTAATGTTATATTAGATACAAAGTGTTGAAGTTTGGATCATAAATGTATGAATGTTATCTTAgagtatttaaattaaatattattttgacaaGAATTTCGGGTGATATATTTAGGTGATATAAAACTTAATAAGTGAGTTATAAGTTGATATACGAGttttttacataaaaaattaaaataagaatttgtaaaataaaaaatttaaaaaagttaatataagatttttaaaattaataaaaaaacaaaaaaaaacaaacccactattttaattatatgagCTGCATTGATatataagttttaaaaataaaaataaatggatatgtaATATATGAGTTTATAGTAATTAACaaaggaaatataaataatatcgtttttgtaaaataattaataaatattaatattaatatataaatggtAGATGGACTCAACACATATTTTGGGCTGGGCGGCAAAAATTTGGGCTGAGCGGCAAAATTTCAGACAATCCCCGCACTTAAACTTTTCGGACAAAACACAAAACTCTCTCTCGACACAAAACTCTCTCTCACTAAACACAAAACTCTCATCTCTCTCGACAGCTAATCTCTCTGAGCTCCAGCTAATCTTTC
Protein-coding regions in this window:
- the LOC108205179 gene encoding ABC transporter G family member 25, giving the protein MAETLGEPPKSTPPMDSHNFPSIMFSCFPITLKFLDVCYRVRVQDNVSTTNLTKMFNLPDPTQTSQEKIILTNITGTVSPGEILAVLGPSGSGKSTLLNALAGRLHGQNLTGSILANGRKLTKPVLKRTGFVTQDDVLYPHLTVKETLIFCSLLRLPSTLSKPEKIAIATSIITELGLDKCENTLIGNSFIRGVSGGERKRVSIAHEMLINPSLLVLDEPTSGLDSTAAHRLLSTLKSLAAKGKTVVTSVHQPSSRVYQMFDKVLVLSEGRSIYFGKGSESMNYFESIGFSPSFPMNPADFLLDLANGVCQLEGATETDKPNVKQVLVSSYNNLVAPRVKALCMEATNLIPTETKIQSTGVTQNPNRNACSTCISTWFNQFGILMQRSLKERKHETLNSLRVFQVLAASLLAGSMWWHSDYHDVQDRLGLLFVISIFWGVFPSFNAVFVFPQERAIFIKERASGMYTLSSYFMAHIVGDLPMELILPTMFIAITYWMTGLKPEVGAFLLTVLVLLGYVLVSQGLGLAFGAIIMDAKRASTIVTVTMLAFVLTGGYYVHKVPSCLAWIKYLSTTFYSYRLLINVQYGQGNEIASLLGCSHGHRFNRASCKFIEEDIGNQIHPGMSIMIMFFMFIMYRMIAYFALRRITS
- the LOC108217886 gene encoding AP2/ERF and B3 domain-containing transcription factor RAV1, which gives rise to MDQEMDVVLPPERVKLFDKVVTSSDIKQHRLAIPKYHARMHFPLPDPSDSKGSLLRMQDNEGKMWRFRFIFWKSYQGYVLTSEWNQFVREKGLSAGDTVWFYRSTAPDMQLYIDYTSQAKSDVATSNSDVFEQTPDVREFKLFGVTINFSL